Within the Salvia hispanica cultivar TCC Black 2014 chromosome 4, UniMelb_Shisp_WGS_1.0, whole genome shotgun sequence genome, the region GACGAATGGGGGTGTCAAGCGAGACACTGCCTCATGGAACGCTCTCATTGCAGGGTTCTTGCATCACGGGCAGAAGGATAAAGCATTGAGGGTCTTCCGAAAAATGCAATTCTATGGTGTCAAACCGAATGCAATCACAATCTTGAGCATCTTGCCTGCGTGTGCGGATTTGATCGCTATAAGGAAGCTGAAAGAGATCCACTGCTGTGTCCTTCGCAGCAATTTGGAGTTAGAGGTTTCAGTTGCGAATTCTCTGATCGACACATATGCAAAGTGCGGGAGCATAGCGTACtcaaaatccatttttgatGCAATGCCATCCATGGACATCATCACTTGGAACACATTAGCAACTAGCTATGTGTTACATGGATTTTCAAGCAAGGCGATTGAGCTTTTCGATCGGATGAGGAAACTAGGATATAAACCGAACAAAAGCACATTTGCTAGTATAATCTCTGCCTATGGTCTAGCTAAGAATGTCGATGAAGGTAAGCGTGTTTTCTCCCTGATGATCGAAGAATACGGTATCTTACCAACTGTAGACCATTATGTTGCAATGGTAAATTTGTACGGTCGTTCAGGGAAGCTCGATGAAGCATTTGACTTCATCAGAGATCTACCCATAGATCTCGGTGTCTCTATCTGGTCTGCTGTGCTAACCGCTTGTCGTAGGCAGGGGAACGTTAGGTTGGCAATCGAAGCAGGGGAAAGGCTGCTTGAACTCGAACCAGATAATGCTTCCACTCAAAGGATGGTTTTACAGCTACGCAGCTTGTCAAATACGTCTTCAAAGATGAAACGTCCCCGAGCAAGAAAGCTCCCTGCTGGACCTATCGGGTGTAGTTGGATCGAAGGGGAAAACGCGGTACATGCTTTTGTCAGCGGTGATTTCTCCCAGCTTGACGGTACATGTCTGCGTTCGTGGATAGAAAGCATCGAAGCGAACACGAAGGAATCGAAGCATCAAGAGATGGTTAGCATCCAAGAGGAGGAGAACAGAGGAATCCACAGTGAAAAGCTAGCTTTGGCTTATGCTGTGATCAAATGTGGTCAGCAAAGTATTAGGGTGGTGAAGAACCTGAGAATGTGTGATGACTGCCACAGGTTTGCTAAGCTGGTTTCGAGTAAATATGGCTgtgaaatatatgtatatgattCCATATGCTTGCACCATTTCAAGAAGGGGGTGTGTTCTTGTGGTGACTATTGGTAGGAATGGCAACAGCATTGGTTCATTTTGTAGAAAGTGTAGACACCATTTTTGTAGGGCAGCTAAGTGCTGTCCTGGCTCATGGAAATAATGAGATAGGAAACCACAAAGTGATctttgtttcattattttgtgTAAGTTGTTATGTCTTCTATAAGGTGCAGCTTTGGAGGCAGTTTGTTAAAAAGTTTTGGAATCTATTTTGTcaaattgtatttatattcCTATTCTGTTATATTTCAGCTGTCAAGTTGTTACTTTACGAGAATTTTGAAGTTGGACTACACTCAGTATTCCAATTTCAAAACATTTCACAATAAAACTTTGGCTAGGAGTGAGCgttttaatatagaattgataaagtaaaagaaatggggaaaaagtaagagagaaggagaaaaagtaaatgagaagCAGTGCTAGTGGAATGACGTGtaagattattatttgttgaaaactttccataaatgaatatgttctattttttgtggacgaccAAAAGTGGTaattgtgctctattttttttggacggagggagtatctgaTATCcgaaaatttgatttgaacaAAATTGAAAGTCAAAATTCGATTTGGACTTTTTAGATAGCGATTTGGATcggatttaaaaaaaaattaggatgTTCACGTCAGATtagtcaaatattttaaaattcgaaataatatgaaatatatttacatatataataaaaatggttcataattataaacataacAAGTACAAAATCTTTGTTTTGAACATTTCCAATGCTATTTGAGTATTAGATTTTCAGAAATTGAAATgaacttttgaatttttggtattgAGTTTTCAGATTTTCatacaatttcaaattatttggaTCAGATTGGATTTCATAGTTCggatttatgattttaggaCAAGATTTTCGGATTCGATCAGAATACGCAAAAATCTAAATCCGAAATCCAAATGCTCACTCCTACGtccgaaaataaaaaaaataaaaaataaaaagagatgCACATGTTTCTACGTCAGGATTAGTAAAACCACCGACAAGTAATACCCAATTTAGGACAttagttaaaaatttaaatgtgaTGTCTACTTTCTTTAatcccttcttcttctccacttGCTCTCACTTCACTGAATCTGCTgcccctctttctctctctctccttcccGATTTACAGCGAAGGCAGAATGGGTTCAGTTTCTCTGAAAATCGGAGATGGAACTGCAAGATTCAAGAGGGCATCCGTCTGCTCCTCCGCAGTGAATCTCCTCATGCTTTTTTCAGTCATCACCACAAATCTCTTCGCTCTCTACGCTTTCACATACCACCCCACCtctctccaccaccaccactacCCCAAGAACATCTCCCTGATCTCGGAGAAAGTGAGCCTAATTCTCAGGGAGATCGAGTCCTCGCAGAAGAAGCTGGCCCAGATGGAGAAAGATCTCTTGGGCTACGAAAGCATCGATCTTTCGAAGCCCAACATCGCGAAAGAGCTCAAGGAGTTCCTCACCCGCCACCAGCTGCCGCTGGGGAAGGATTCGAGGACTGGGATCACCGAGATGGTGGCGTCTGTGGGCCATTCTTGCGAGAAATCCACCGATTTGCTGTCTCAATTCATGAATTACAAGGTCAATGGGCTCTGCCCTGACGACTGGAGCCTTGGCCAGAGGTTAATTCTTCAAGGGTGTGAGCCCTTGCCGAGGAGGAGATGCTTTGCCAAGACAATCCCTAAGGTTGGTTTGCAGCCGTTTCCTGTTTCCCTTTGGAGTAATGTTAGTGAGAAGTCACTTAGTTGGAGTGGAATAGGTTGCAAGAATCTTGCTTGTTTGAATAGTAAGAAATTGAACAGGGATTGTGCTGGTTGTTTTGATATAACTCATGGTTATGAGGCACAGAGGTATGTGAAGCCTAGAAGTAAGAATGATTTCCACATTGATGATGTGTTGGCTATGAGTAGCGGTGGGGTTAGGACAAGTTTCGATCTTGGTGGTGGATCTGGGACTTTTGCTGCTAGGATGGCTGAGAGGAATCTGACTGTGGTGACTGCCACGTTGAACGTGGATGCCCCGTTTAATGAGTTCATTGCTGCTAGGGGGCTTTTCCCCTTGTATATCAGCTTGGACGCTAGGTTCCCATTTTATGACAATGTGTTTGATTTAGTTCATGTAGCTAATGGATTGGATGTGGGGGGTCGGCCGGAGAAGCTGGAGTTTCTGATGTTTGATATTGATCGTGTGGTGAGGGCGGGGGGGCTGTTCTGGTTAGACAACTATTATTGCTCCAGTGAGGATAAGAGAAAGGCTCTCACGCGGTTGATTGAACGATTTGGTTACAAGAAGTTGAAGTGGGTTGTGGGAGAGAAGGTCAATGGTGCAGGCAACTCTGAAGTTTACTTGTCCGCTGTGCTGCAGAAACCGGTCAGGTCATAGGAGTTAGTGAATGGGGATAGATTCAGCTTCGGGAATGTAGAACTAAGCCAAAAGTACACTATTTTTCTTGCTCGTGATTTCTTAAAGATGTCAAATAAGTGTATGGGAATGGCCGGCAGTTGTTGATGCTCGCGACTGGAGAAAGGCGCATTTCTGCAGTAAGTCATATAGCGTTTTCGGTTTTCCTATGCAATATTTGCATCAGTTGGATATATAGATAGCAATTTGATGGAATTTtgttattcaatttttgtttgatgtAGCAAGTTGAATTTGTTGGCACTGAGTTCATAAAACTATCTGCATAAGTCTTGATCTGGAACTAGAGAAATGTCTCTCTT harbors:
- the LOC125217529 gene encoding probable methyltransferase At1g29790 → MGSVSLKIGDGTARFKRASVCSSAVNLLMLFSVITTNLFALYAFTYHPTSLHHHHYPKNISLISEKVSLILREIESSQKKLAQMEKDLLGYESIDLSKPNIAKELKEFLTRHQLPLGKDSRTGITEMVASVGHSCEKSTDLLSQFMNYKVNGLCPDDWSLGQRLILQGCEPLPRRRCFAKTIPKVGLQPFPVSLWSNVSEKSLSWSGIGCKNLACLNSKKLNRDCAGCFDITHGYEAQRYVKPRSKNDFHIDDVLAMSSGGVRTSFDLGGGSGTFAARMAERNLTVVTATLNVDAPFNEFIAARGLFPLYISLDARFPFYDNVFDLVHVANGLDVGGRPEKLEFLMFDIDRVVRAGGLFWLDNYYCSSEDKRKALTRLIERFGYKKLKWVVGEKVNGAGNSEVYLSAVLQKPVRS